In the Euphorbia lathyris chromosome 5, ddEupLath1.1, whole genome shotgun sequence genome, one interval contains:
- the LOC136229406 gene encoding uncharacterized protein, which translates to MLCTNSEKVKKCLTGALNRHGRLGGRSGIQGPLRKKSERSKKVRAGKSGKATSTHTGGSVSHYRTAEKLAKKYGKPLNPDQFFLHSHTMEHDGITFVNDRCKEIQDKYESLTQVERNTAEEVEQAAEEVQNTINELEAFYEAAGGINRGGGIYGLGSAASQYYDDRYPRNSRASSSSSAGPSNVSASTTEIDGIRNTLETVQERLDGFNADRTNLLARLQQVSERQEQLTEGIHLSANATDLIRLQERLTELEIQIVPSISKLQNTIDHLQATVERLERSSNLG; encoded by the exons ATGCTATGCACAAACTccgaaaaagtaaaaaaatgccTGACTGGTGCACTAAACAGGCATGGGAGGCTTGGTGGCAGGTCTGGAATTCAAGGGCCTTTAAGGAAAAAAAGTGAAAGATCAAAAAAGGTCAGGGCTGGAAAATCTGGAAAAGCGACAAGTACTCACACGGGAGGTTCAGTATCTCATTACAGAACTGCGGAAAAACTT GCTAAAAAGTATGGTAAGCCCTTGAATCCAGATCAGTTCTTCTTGCATTCCCACACAATGGAACATGATGGAATTACATTTGTGAATGATCGGTGTAAAGAAATCCAA GATAAATATGAAAGTCTTACCCAAGTTGAACGAAATACTGCTGAGGAAGTTGAACAAGCTGCTGAGGAAGTTCAAAATACTATTAATGAACTTGAAGCATTCTATGAGGCTGCTGGAGGTATTAATAGGGGTGGGGGAATTTATGGATTGGGTTCAGCTGCTTCACAGTATTATGATGATCGGTATCCCAGAAATTCAAGAGCATCATCTTCAAGTTCTGCTGGTCCATCTAATGTAAGTGCTAGTACTACTGAAATTGATGGGATAAGAAACACACTTGAGACCGTGCAGGAACGCCTTGATGGCTTCAATGCGGATAGAACCAATTTATTAGCACGTCTACAACAAGTAAGTGAAAGGCAAGAGCAATTGACAGAAGGTATACACTTGTCTGCTAATGCAACTGATCTGATACGACTTCAGGAGCGATTGACGGAGTTGGAGATACAAATAGTCCCATCTATTAGCAAACTCCAAAACACTATTGACCATCTTCAGGCGACTGTCGAGAGGTTAGAGCGTAGCTCTAACTTAGGTTAA
- the LOC136229769 gene encoding protein NRT1/ PTR FAMILY 5.10-like, with product MAGDLRILTDSDEKVADLMKSIKTYAWTYVDAIEFMMNDIPLVIKPDLGKYWLSKYGAKGSLRNEAVVNDLDEAIGQLGEVHENQTKFSGSDHAKMGKRDLLSGVADKATIQRLENEVAVANANTAAAIALNQKKDDEIRQLKEKMEKDVEDHKAVLMNTELIADICPLSNLITGSWLVGFQNLLQVILFFFSIYLVEFAQGGYKPCVQAFGADQFDGQDPKECKAKSSFFNWWYFCICAGTIEALLGLIYIQDNLSWGLGFGIPCIMMVVALIIFLLGTRSYRFSVKAEEKSVFRRIGQVFLVALRNWRTSPSAIALEEEARGTLPHKTSEQFNKQLHQPRHKGMGSIDEFLALRECQKIAQVETEQENDVAESSLPQTDNQTIGNSKDISEKA from the exons ATGGCTGGGGACTTGCGTATACTGACTGATAGTGATGAAaaagtggcggatctcatgaagagcATCAAAACATATGCTTGGACGTACGTCGATGCTATagaattcatgatgaatgacattccccTG GTGATCAAACCTGACTTGGGGAAATACTGGCTCTCCAAGTATGGTGCCAAGGGGTCCCTGAGGAACGAGGCGGTCGTGAATGACTTGGATGAAGCCATTGGCCAGCTTGGAGAGGTTCACGAGAACCAGACTAAGTTCTCTGGGTCTGATCATGCCAAGATGGGGAAAAGGGATCTCCTTTCA GGAGTCGCGGATAAGGCTACTATCCAGAGGCTGGAGAATGAGGTAGCAGTGGCCAATGCCAATACAGCTGCTGCCATTGCACTTAATCAGAAGAAGGATGACGAGATCCGCCAGCTGAAAGAGAAGATGGAGAAGGATGTTGAGGATCACAAAGCCGTGTTGATGAACACGGAACTTATAGCGG ATATATGCCCTTTGTCGAATTTAATAACAGGGTCTTGGCTTGTTGGCTTTCAAAATTTACTTCAAGTAATTTTGTTCTTCTTTTCAATATATTTGGTAGAATTTGCGCAAGGGGGCTATAAACCTTGTGTTCAGGCTTTTGGAGCAGATCAGTTTGATGGGCAAGATCCTAAGGAGTGCAAAGCCAAAAGTTCATTCTTCAATTGGTGGTATTTTTGTATTTGTGCAGGCACCATAGAAGCACTGTTGGGTTTAATCTACATCCAAGACAACCTTAGTTGGGGTCTTGGATTTGGAATACCATGTATTATGATGGTCGTTGCACTTATCATTTTCTTACTTGGAACTCGGTCATATCGCTTTAGTGTCAAAGCGGAAGAGAAAAGTGTGTTTCGAAGAATTGGTCAGGTATTTCTTGTAGCACTTAGGAATTGGCGAACTTCCCCTTCTGCGATAGCTTTGGAGGAAGAAGCTCGTGGAACCCTGCCTCACAAAACTTCTGAGCAATTCAA TAAACAATTACATCAACCGAGGCATAAAGGAATGGGGTCAATTGATGAATTTTTAGCTTTACGGGAATGCCAAAAAATTGCTCAAGTAGAAACTGAACAAGAAAATGATGTTGCTGAATCATCCTTGCCCCAAACTGATAATCAAACAATCGGCAATTCAAaag ATATATCAGAGAAAGCCTAG